One region of Vigna angularis cultivar LongXiaoDou No.4 chromosome 10, ASM1680809v1, whole genome shotgun sequence genomic DNA includes:
- the LOC108335007 gene encoding LOW QUALITY PROTEIN: GDSL esterase/lipase At2g30310-like (The sequence of the model RefSeq protein was modified relative to this genomic sequence to represent the inferred CDS: inserted 1 base in 1 codon) — translation MAYYASYSIILVHLCTSFVVGSFGNDLIRPKFSSILVFGDSTVDTGNNNCIKTLAKGNHFPYGKDFPGHVPTGRFSNGKLVPDFIASMLNLKHTVPPFLQPNLSDEDLLTGVSFASGGSGFDDFTTALTGAIPMSQQIEYFKVYVGRLKAIAGEHEAKQILRDSLVIISAGTNDFLLNFYDISTRKLEFNIDGYQXYVQNRIQRFIKELYDIGCRNFAVSGLPCIGCIPIQITKSGRIKDRKCVDDENSDAKLYNRKLTRLLLKIQAMLPGSKVVYTDIYHTLINLINQPQKYGFKETNKGCCGTGLFEVTPLCNEFTSTCDDPSKYVFWDSVHPTQLVYQYIAKHIQREVLPMFQFHRDI, via the exons ATGGCTTATTATGCATCCTACTCTATCATTTTGGTACACCTTTGCACCAGTTTTGTTGTTGGAAGCTTTGGCAATGACTTGATAAGACCCAAGTTCTCATCCATTCTAGTGTTTGGGGATTCAACAGTAGACACAGGCAACAACAACTGCATCAAAACTTTGGCCAAAGGAAATCATTTTCCTTATGGTAAGGATTTCCCTGGTCATGTGCCTACTGGTAGGTTTTCCAATGGAAAATTGGTTCCTGACTTCATTGCCTCAATGTTGAACCTCAAACACACTGTTCCTCCTTTCCTTCAACCTAACCTATCAGATGAAGATCTTCTAACAGGTGTTAGCTTTGCATCTGGGGGATCAGGTTTTGATGATTTCACCACTGCTTTAACAGGTGCAATACCAATGTCACAACAAATTGAATACTTCAAAGTTTACGTAGGAAGACTCAAGGCCATTGCAGGAGAACATGAAGCTAAACAGATACTTAGAGATTCTCTTGTTATTATCAGTGCAGGAACTAATGACTTTCTCCTCAACTTTTATGACATTTCCACTAGAAAATTGGAGTTCAACATTGATGGATACC ATTACGTGCAGAATAGAATTCAGAGATTCATTAAG GAATTGTATGATATTGGATGCAGAAATTTTGCTGTATCTGGGCTTCCTTGTATTGGCTGCATACCTATTCAAATAACAAAGTCAGGAAGAATAAAAGATAGGAAATGTGTAGATGATGAGAATTCAGATGCAAAGCTCTACAATCGAAAATTGACACGGCTATTGCTTAAAATACAAGCAATGCTTCCAGGAAGCAAAGTTGTTTATACAGATATATATCACACATTGATCAACCTTATCAATCAGCCACAAAAATATG GTTTCAAAGAGACGAATAAAGGGTGTTGTGGAACTGGGTTGTTTGAAGTAACTCCATTGTGCAATGAATTCACTTCAACATGTGATGATCCTTCAAAGTATGTATTTTGGGACAGTGTTCATCCAACACAACTTGTCTACCAATATATTGCCAAACACATACAAAGGGAAGTTCTCCCCATGTTTCAATTTCACAGGGATATATAG